In Poecilia reticulata strain Guanapo linkage group LG15, Guppy_female_1.0+MT, whole genome shotgun sequence, the sequence CCTGCGTGTTGCGTGGCTGTGGCCCCGCATGCCAACTGATCCACGCACAGGTTAGCTGCTCAAACACCTGAGCGTGTTTTTGTCTTAATGTCACGCAGAAACCTGTttgcatgtaaataaaatactcTTAACGAAAAGCGTGGAAGCAGCTCGGCctcatttaagacttttatttgCTTGTTCTGTTGAAACATcgtttaaaaccaaaataactgggaggaaaattaaaagtttttctttttaaaatatccggtgtgaaaccaaaagaaataagtaaaataaacgTAGTTATATGTTCATGCTGGTCTTTAATTGGAGCGAGCTGTTgtggttaattaaaaataattattggcCAAGCAGTCAGAGCGCCGCTCACACTCTCCCTCCTAAAATCAGCTCAGTGAGTCATTTATGAGGCTTCCATGCAAACAAGCTGCAAACCTGCAGCTCTCCATGGTTCGGATGAATGAGTTAAATGTCCCGGAGAtatgtgtgcgcgcgcgtgagtgagagagagagcgcgCGCGTGTGCGGGGGGCCTCCTCTCTGGACGAATCCGTTCCGTGTTGCGCGCTCCGGTCCGCCTCTCCGCGCCCCTGCTTCCCCGTTGACGCACTTTTTAAGCGTCTTCCCGTCTCCACCTCAAggcgagcagcagcagcggcggcggcggcagcggcagcGACCAATCACCATGCCATTACAGCCTGCAGAGGAAGCTGTTTATGGGGCTGCAGCGCTAATTAGGCTCATGAACTAACAAATCTGCTTGCACCAACCCGGCcggggaaaaaaacccccagcgCATCCATGGATTAGTCTGGGAGTAGCTgagctctttttattttttcctacaAGCTTCCCAACTTATTTCGCAGCGAAGAAAActttccccccttttctttgGGTGTGGAGGATTATTTTAAGCAGCGGCGCCTTCGACAACTTCGACCTAAACTGGGGAATCTGGACTATCAGACCATGTTTCAACCCGCACCCAAGAGGTGTTTTACTATAGAATCGTTAGTGGCGAAGGATAATCCGGTACCGGCGTCCCGCTCAGAGGAGCCCATCAGGCCGGCGGCTCTCAGCTATGCAAACTCCGGCCAGATGAACCCGTTCCTGAACGGTTTCCACTCCGGCGGCAGGAGCGTCTACTCGAACCCGGACTTGGTGTTTGCAGAGGCGGTCTCTCACCCGCCGAACTCCGCCGTCCCGGTGCATCCGGTGGCCCCGCCACACGCGCTGGCCGCTCACCCGCTCTCCTCGTCGCACAGTCCGCACCCGCTTTTCGCCAGCCAGCAGCGGGACCCGTCCACCTTCTACCCCTGGTTATTACACAGATATAGGTACCTGGGCCACAGGTTTCAGGGTAAGTTCTCCTTACGGCTCAGCTTTTACGCGTGACGCGCGCTGACCGGCCGCGTTTGGGGTTcacttttcttaaaactttcCAGTTTGGACAGAAACTCCCGTgtaaaaaatatgagaaatccTGGAAAATCGGAGACACAGAAAACGCGTTAGAGGCTCAAGTAAAACATGTGAGTCTGAACATAAACTGGTGtgtaaaattatgagaaatacTGGGAAATAGgcgaaataaaaaatattgtttacttATAATTatctaaagagaaaaatgtattaaaaccgAAATAAggcttattttgcttttaatgaaAACGTATTGAGAAACTGCTAGAGCTAAATAATAACATAATGTAGCCTGTAGTGTTTActgaaaggttaaaaaaataaatgctataNNNNNNNNNNNNNNNNNNNNNNNNNNNNNNNNNNNNNNNNNNNNNNNNNNNNNNNNNNNNNNNNNNNNNNNNNNNNNNNNNNNNNNNNNNNNNNNNNNNNNNNNNNNNNNNNNNNNNNNNNNNNNNNNNNNNNNNNNNNNNNNNNNNNNNNNNNNNNNNNNNNNNNNNNNNNNNNNNNNNNNNNNNNNNNNNNNNNNNNNNNNNNNNNNNNNNNNNNNNNNNNNNNNNNNNNNNNNNNNNNNNNNNNNNNNNNNNNNNNNNNNNNNNNNNNNNNNNNNNNNNNNNNNNNNNNNNNNNNNNNNNNNNNNNNNNNNNNNNNNNNNNNNNNNNNNNNNNNNNNNNNNNNNNNNNNNNNNNNNNNNNNNNNNNNNNaatttttttcttaattttaataaaataagacttaataaataataattaacagaaataatttagatttttgttcatGATGCTTTGCATTGAGTCAGATGACTCAGAcggagtttttattttgtatttttatgtttgtttttattttatttgtttttacttgatcacgttcagctggttttactctTATTTGATTTTCTCCCAACATGTTACATTGCAGCTTACACACGTGATAAATTCGCTGTAGAAAATTCCgattttgtttctcattgtTCAGATAAATAAGATCATAATTGTATCCTCCTGTCGAGTCGCACGAGGACAAACAAACgttttaaacacacatttcagttaaattataTACTTTTACGCCTTAATCTCCAAATAGTAAACTATTATCCAACACTTCCAGGGATCCTTTACGGATGAGCTCAGGCCTTTTGTTCATGCAAACACGTgaattcagtcattttaaaaaaatcacccagGATTCTCGTTTTCTGCTCGTTTTCAGGCAACGAAACGAGTCCAGAGAGCTTCCTTTTGCACAACGCGCTGGCCAGAAAGCCCAAAAGAATCCGGACAGCTTTCTCCCCCTCGCAGCTCCTCCGGCTGGAACACGCGTTCGAGAAGAACCATTATGTGGTGGGAGCGGAGAGGAAGCAGCTCGCCCACAGCCTTAGCCTCACAGAAACTCaggtaagaaagaaaaacttccatttttatcagttttatttcttattattgttattatttgtgAATGCCAAACAGTCGCGcctgtttctgctttaaatccgttttgtgtttgtttttttttttgcgcataAACCTGCTGCTTAATGTCacgtttatttattcatgtctcACCTGATTCCTGATGACGTTCATATATTTTCACCGCGCGTCAcggtgtttttattattgttgtttttattgttcctATTATTACAATTATAATTTACCAGGACTCAATATTTACGCACGGATCTAAAGATGGCTGttgacatttgaaaaacaatcgATCCCAACGATCAACCCCGCAAACTGTTTCTGCGGACCGGGGTCCGGTCCGTAAATGCGTGTTGTGAACCGAGGACNNNNNNNNNNNNNNNNNNNNNGGGGCTTTCTGCCGGTCATTGTTGAGGCCCTAACCTCATTTCACAAGGGCTTGGATTACTTTGTTTTGGGGAGGTGGAGGGGCTATGGATGAGAGAATGTTGCCTTTCAAAATGGAGGGCAAATTAACCAGTTAACCATTTTATGGGATAGTGGACACAAAGAGCGAGGCGCTGCTGTGTTTAAGCCGCTGTTTGAGCCCACCAGGCCGCCGTCTTTTGTCCGCTGGAGCCGAGGGGAGAAATGAACCGTCGCCTCCTTCAATTAGCCCCTCTGAAGGTTTATTAAACGCACCTCAGCGGCCATTTAGGAGTGACAAAGCAAAGCAGCGGATAATTTATCGATTTAGACGTCGGTATTGATTATTGGCAAATCCATTTAGAAGAGTGTGTTGACATCAGATACACGTTTTTGCcgataataaaaatgtcactgtGAGGAGTATCATCATGCatgatgcatttatatttattttgctctttgttATAATTTGGTAATTTAATCTCTCCTTGAAATTTAAGCGCATTTTCCCTCTTTGCTCTCCTTTTTACGCACCGACCAATCGCGGGTTTATCTCCTGACACTGATCCGGCTTGTTTTCTGTCTCCCTCTTTTGTCCCGCTCCTGCTCAGGTAAAAGTGTGGTTTCAGAACCGAAGGACGAAGTTCAAGCGGCAGAAGTTGGAGGAGGAGGGCTCGGAGtcgcagcagaagaagaaaggctCGCATCACATAAACCGCTGGAGGCTGGCGACCAAACAGGCGAGCCCGGAGGAAATTGATGTCACTTCGgacgattaaaaaaaagaaaagaaaaatccaaaatgggACTGACTTTCTCAGAATTATCTGAATGAAGGAGGATAAGGATGCGGGGCAGAGACTGTCGGAGGGTCAGATGGAGGAGAAACGGAGGCCGAGGCTGGTCCTGCTGCACGGAGCGGCTCTGTCGGTCCAACCGGGCCGGGAAGCTGCGCCTCAGTCCGCCTACCTGAACCCACCCCGCTCCACCACTACAGCCCTCACACCTCCACCTAATTTCCAATTTTTCTCCAATTCTTATTGGACGTTTGCacttcagaagattttttttttcactcaagaaaccaaaacaccaaactactttcttttttttttcttttttctttttttttttgtaaaacttgaaATGCATGGTTTAATATTTCCCCCCCGTAGTTCTTTTAATTTGActaaagagggaaaaaagaagaaaattcaaattctttttcatttttaactctATTTTCCAGCAGAGAGATGTCGTGCTTCTTCCTTTCTACAAAGTGTGCAGTCTTTCCTTGATGATTCTCGTGTAAAAGTGATTGTGAAAACATATGAAGTAGCggtcttttgatttttttttaaagcagaagaaaacattttttaattatttttgtttctaaaaggtGAATCAGAGCGCAGCAGTGAAAGGGAAGATATCAGGACGTTCCTTCAACCCAAAGCtttaccagaaccagaaccgagtcGCTCTGCAGCCTCCAGTCAGGACTCAGTGaaggactaaaaaaaacaaaaagcagaaaaaacaaacttcaggcACTGAACGTATTCCATGTACAGAAATGCTAAAAAGTTCCTGTTTCTGTTCAAACCTCCCCCCTTTTAcagaatgtaaatattttttgtgtttgtgttaagTTTGCTACAATTTTAACACAAAGTATACTTCCAAGAAGTATGTAATTGTCAATATTTTGTCAATAAAGTTTTATCAGTATGTCGCGCGCAGTACAATTGGATGACTTTTAATTGAAACCGCGCAGCCGCAGTAAATGAGGCTTCTGATGAGGAAATCGGGAAAAATGCGCAATAATTTGGCGCAgctacagtttttcttttctttctccattttggAAGCGGGATGCTGCAGCGCGTCTTCAGACTGACTgcgctggttttatttttcgGGGGGCGGCTGCAGAGTCTGCTGCGCTGCAGCTACAAAGAGGCCCCCTGTGCAAGGCTTTTGTGGAAGTGCAAATCAGTTTGGGCAATTATCATGCGGGTAATATGAGGGGGGAAAGGGGATGCATTGCCCACTGGTCCACTTTAATCTCTTAATCCACGGATCCGAAGAGGAGGGGTGGGTTAGAGGAGGGGGGGGGCCTCGCTTGGACATAATTTAGTACAATCTGACTACCCCTCACGACGCGATAAGGGAAGGTTGCAGTGCGCCGCAAAATGGGATCTTTGTCTGAAAAAGTCTCCATCAGAACTGGAGCAGGAAACTGTtcattaaaatcaaacagaaacacaaaatccgcgttaaaaatatgaaaaaaaaaaattcaacaacgattgttagatttttttttctgactctccagaaaacctttttttttttctgtttaattgttttatgaaTAGAAACGAGTGTTTTAGAGACACAAACGGGAATTCTTAATAATCGACCAACAGATtataacagcaataaaaatgtagaaagagacacagagagggagAATACCATTAGctttagagagagaaaaaaactaaaagctttATTACAAACCCAGCTTTGAAATAGGGGGGATTAGAGGACTGAAAGGGTCCCACAATAGTTAGAAGAAAAGGTTTCATGCTAATGAGGTTAATGCCCTTTGTATCTCCGGACTCCACAACTTCATTACTCCTATCTCGGGCAACACGGAGCGGCTCAGAGCCTCACAATCCACTCGAGCTTTTCCCCACCCTGCCTATAAAGAAGGATTTGATAGCAGTCCTGTTCAAACTAGATAATTATATCTTTTCAAGTTGGAATTAAGATAAAGAAAGTGCAGTGGAGGCGGTGAGCCTTGATCCGCCGCAAACAAATTTGGCGCACAGCTCTCTCTGCTTACCCCCCCAGAAATCACCCTTTGTGCGCCTGTTTGGACACACAGGACAGGACGGAGTCCTCATTAGAGGCTgctaaaatatgattaaacacGTTTGAGTCtcatctggattttttttttataattaggcggaagttgacaaaaaaatagagaacatttttagacgtatttttgtttttttaaaacgtcTTTAAAAGgcaattaaatagttttttttctgagaaattggaaaaaatatatatttttacaaacgtgctccaacttaaaagaaaaaaatcctaacaACGTCTTcgaaaaaataattcaaaatttctaaacaactttttaaattctgtttaatatttttaattatttaaaaatataaataggaAGTAAACCTTAATTCCACAGAAActctaaaaataaccaaaatggCATCTTATATtcgacatttttaatattttagatgtaaataaaatggagaaaCCGCGTTACGATCATTAAGTGAAAAATTGAGCACAAtaatttgcttttcttctttatttggtttaaatcgttgaaacatctttaaaacattaataatggaggaaacagaaaacagttatTTTGCGCTTTTATAAATTTGGCGTAAATAAGTTTTACCttcaaaatgctaataaaaagaaaagcgaaacttttaatgttttataaacattttcttcttattttacattttctaaaacaaaaaacaaaattttaaaaataaaaataataaaacattatacaAAATAAGTTGTATTGATAAACAGCggttatgttttaaataaataataataaaatccagacatttgTAGCCATGAAGCGAAAATTCAGACATGAAAATCATTGAGTCAGAATTCAAACCGGAGCGCGCGCGTCCTGATGTGACACGTCAGATCCCACTCCCACGCGCTCGTGCTGTGGTGACCCGCCGCCAGCAGGTAAACTGCCCATAAAACCGAATAAAACACCCGAACTG encodes:
- the emx2 gene encoding homeobox protein EMX2; this encodes MFQPAPKRCFTIESLVAKDNPVPASRSEEPIRPAALSYANSGQMNPFLNGFHSGGRSVYSNPDLVFAEAVSHPPNSAVPVHPVAPPHALAAHPLSSSHSPHPLFASQQRDPSTFYPWLLHRYRYLGHRFQGNETSPESFLLHNALARKPKRIRTAFSPSQLLRLEHAFEKNHYVVGAERKQLAHSLSLTETQVKVWFQNRRTKFKRQKLEEEGSESQQKKKGSHHINRWRLATKQASPEEIDVTSDD